A genomic window from Paramormyrops kingsleyae isolate MSU_618 chromosome 23, PKINGS_0.4, whole genome shotgun sequence includes:
- the rftn1a gene encoding raftlin isoform X1 has protein sequence MTAVTGKMGCGLQRLRKSEENSPGKIYSTLKRPQVQIKVGVVYTYRFVDFLLGAEGLPSPSVLCLSSVRDLPGQMRELYLQGFVLAAVHPFVHPCGPEGTQRQLHRAVLIRLSDSPEKNQSQCEAQYLEADLVLSAERFPDAELIHGYIKKVQDVAELGSFFAGFLHQPGEALCSSGQGEMEDFSLSLHSSPTSVQRDWSDQSQIESPKRQSGSEEQDRKMENGTREEGGDRPPDRQETEAPEGPKGPNTQPEAQLDESGQSPSQNSTGSPSTCENNPDKSSGGGERQASPAKQHSKLELFALFSHMEAPASLQRYYTVKVPLRVQLCNGAISSVDANWLDHMTQHFSSGALLVDAYFHLGNDSDFPGKLVESVFVFQEGDSSKPMAYDAIVVEQWTIINNTEVKTDYVPLLQSLALYGWRLTCVLPTPIIKPNRDGSLATKQILFLQRPILVHKKKDSKKLSLRARSKSGKKSVKDAPKNKSERESGSPATEKEMEEQEMTEKVESTERGEEGERVKRKNDENRQNERTATGKHTKEEERKGGPEAETGDESVAEVETQEEKEVKPDIEMKEAALQEPTNQEEEGGVTSEGHQKEGPVNDEAGGGACEDNATSRPSQEAIDPGCSASPEISA, from the exons GGCTCCCCAGCCCCTCGGTGCTCTGCCTGTCCTCAGTCAGGGACCTGCCTGGCCAGATGAGGGAGCTCTACCTGCAGGGTTTCGTCCTGGCGGCCGTGCACCCGTTCGTTCACCCCTGCGGCCCGGAGGGGACACAGAGGCAGCTCCACCGCGCGGTGCTCATCCGGCTCTCTGACAG TCCTGAGAAGAACCAGAGCCAGTGTGAGGCCCAGTATCTGGAGGCAGACCTGGTGCTGTCCGCCGAGCGATTCCCAGATGCAGAGCTGATACACGGATACATAAAGAAG GTGCAGGACGTGGCAGAGCTGGGCAGCTTTTTCGCGGGCTTCCTCCACCAGCCAGGGGAGGCGCTGTGTTCCTCAGGACAAGGCGAGATGGAGGACTTCTCCCTGTCCCTCCACTCCAGCCCAACGTCTGTGCAGAGGGACTGGTCTGACCAGAGCCAGATCGAGAGCCCCAAGCGTCAATCTGGATCGGAGGAGCAGGACCGAAAGATGGAGAACGGAACCAGGGAGGAAGGTGGAGACCGTCCGCCGGACAGACAGGAGACTGAGGCCCCCGAGGGCCCCAAGGGCCCAAACACCCAACCTGAGGCCCAACTGGATGAAAGTGGGCAGAGCCCCTCCCAAAACAGCACCGGCTCTCCATCCACCTGTGAGAACAACCCGGACAAATCATCGGGCGGAGGGGAACGTCAGGCGAGCCCTGCGAAGCAGCACAGCA AGTTGGAGCTCTTCGCCTTGTTCAGCCACATGGAGGCGCCAGCGAGCCTTCAGAGGTACTACACCGTGAAGGTGCCCCTGCGCGTGCAGCTGTGCAACGGGGCCATCAGCAGTGTGGACGCCAACTGGTTGGATCACATGACCCAGCACTTTTCCAGCGGTGCCTTGTTGGTCGACGCATACTTCCACCTGGGGAACGACAGCG ATTTCCCCGGCAAGCTGGTGGAGAGCGTGTTTGTATTCCAGGAAGGGGATTCCAGCAAACCCATGGCGTATGACGCCATTGTGGTGGAGCAGTGGACCATCATCAAC AACACAGAGGTGAAGACTGACTATGTGCCCTTactgcagtctctggccctctaTGGATGGAGGCTCACGTGTGTCCTGCCCACACCTATCATCAAACCCAACAG GGATGGCAGCCTGGCCACCAAGCAGATCCTCTTCCTCCAAAGGCCCATCCTGGTCCACAAGAAGAAGGACTCCAAG AAGCTGAGTCTCAGAGCGCGGAGCAAGTCAGGTAAGAAGTCGGTGAAAGACGCACCGAAGAACAAAAGCGAGAGGGAGAGCGGCTCCCCAGCGACAGAGAAAGAGATGGAGGAGCAGGAGATGACTGAGAAGGTGGAGAGCACGGAAAGGGGAgaagagggagaaagagttaAGAGGAAAAACGACGAAAACAGGCAGAACGAGAGAACGGCCACAGGTAAACACACcaaagaggaggagaggaagggTGGGCCAGAAGCAGAAACTGGTGACGAAAGTGTGGCGGAGGTGGAGACCCAGGAAGAGAAAGAGGTAAAGCCAGACATAGAGATGAAAGAAGCAGCCCTTCAGGAACCAACTAATCAAGAAGAAGAAGGTGGAGTCACAAGTGAGGGTCATCAGAAGGAAGGGCCAGTCAATGATGAGGCTGGAGGCGGGGCTTGTGAGGACAATGCCACATCACGACCGAGCCAAGAGGCCATAGATCCAGGCTGCTCTGCAAGCCCAGAAATCTCAGCATAA
- the rftn1a gene encoding raftlin isoform X3 → MGCGLQRLRKSEENSPGKIYSTLKRPQVQIKVGVVYTYRFVDFLLGAEGLPSPSVLCLSSVRDLPGQMRELYLQGFVLAAVHPFVHPCGPEGTQRQLHRAVLIRLSDSPEKNQSQCEAQYLEADLVLSAERFPDAELIHGYIKKVQDVAELGSFFAGFLHQPGEALCSSGQGEMEDFSLSLHSSPTSVQRDWSDQSQIESPKRQSGSEEQDRKMENGTREEGGDRPPDRQETEAPEGPKGPNTQPEAQLDESGQSPSQNSTGSPSTCENNPDKSSGGGERQASPAKQHSKLELFALFSHMEAPASLQRYYTVKVPLRVQLCNGAISSVDANWLDHMTQHFSSGALLVDAYFHLGNDSDFPGKLVESVFVFQEGDSSKPMAYDAIVVEQWTIINNTEVKTDYVPLLQSLALYGWRLTCVLPTPIIKPNRDGSLATKQILFLQRPILVHKKKDSKKLSLRARSKSGKKSVKDAPKNKSERESGSPATEKEMEEQEMTEKVESTERGEEGERVKRKNDENRQNERTATGKHTKEEERKGGPEAETGDESVAEVETQEEKEVKPDIEMKEAALQEPTNQEEEGGVTSEGHQKEGPVNDEAGGGACEDNATSRPSQEAIDPGCSASPEISA, encoded by the exons GGCTCCCCAGCCCCTCGGTGCTCTGCCTGTCCTCAGTCAGGGACCTGCCTGGCCAGATGAGGGAGCTCTACCTGCAGGGTTTCGTCCTGGCGGCCGTGCACCCGTTCGTTCACCCCTGCGGCCCGGAGGGGACACAGAGGCAGCTCCACCGCGCGGTGCTCATCCGGCTCTCTGACAG TCCTGAGAAGAACCAGAGCCAGTGTGAGGCCCAGTATCTGGAGGCAGACCTGGTGCTGTCCGCCGAGCGATTCCCAGATGCAGAGCTGATACACGGATACATAAAGAAG GTGCAGGACGTGGCAGAGCTGGGCAGCTTTTTCGCGGGCTTCCTCCACCAGCCAGGGGAGGCGCTGTGTTCCTCAGGACAAGGCGAGATGGAGGACTTCTCCCTGTCCCTCCACTCCAGCCCAACGTCTGTGCAGAGGGACTGGTCTGACCAGAGCCAGATCGAGAGCCCCAAGCGTCAATCTGGATCGGAGGAGCAGGACCGAAAGATGGAGAACGGAACCAGGGAGGAAGGTGGAGACCGTCCGCCGGACAGACAGGAGACTGAGGCCCCCGAGGGCCCCAAGGGCCCAAACACCCAACCTGAGGCCCAACTGGATGAAAGTGGGCAGAGCCCCTCCCAAAACAGCACCGGCTCTCCATCCACCTGTGAGAACAACCCGGACAAATCATCGGGCGGAGGGGAACGTCAGGCGAGCCCTGCGAAGCAGCACAGCA AGTTGGAGCTCTTCGCCTTGTTCAGCCACATGGAGGCGCCAGCGAGCCTTCAGAGGTACTACACCGTGAAGGTGCCCCTGCGCGTGCAGCTGTGCAACGGGGCCATCAGCAGTGTGGACGCCAACTGGTTGGATCACATGACCCAGCACTTTTCCAGCGGTGCCTTGTTGGTCGACGCATACTTCCACCTGGGGAACGACAGCG ATTTCCCCGGCAAGCTGGTGGAGAGCGTGTTTGTATTCCAGGAAGGGGATTCCAGCAAACCCATGGCGTATGACGCCATTGTGGTGGAGCAGTGGACCATCATCAAC AACACAGAGGTGAAGACTGACTATGTGCCCTTactgcagtctctggccctctaTGGATGGAGGCTCACGTGTGTCCTGCCCACACCTATCATCAAACCCAACAG GGATGGCAGCCTGGCCACCAAGCAGATCCTCTTCCTCCAAAGGCCCATCCTGGTCCACAAGAAGAAGGACTCCAAG AAGCTGAGTCTCAGAGCGCGGAGCAAGTCAGGTAAGAAGTCGGTGAAAGACGCACCGAAGAACAAAAGCGAGAGGGAGAGCGGCTCCCCAGCGACAGAGAAAGAGATGGAGGAGCAGGAGATGACTGAGAAGGTGGAGAGCACGGAAAGGGGAgaagagggagaaagagttaAGAGGAAAAACGACGAAAACAGGCAGAACGAGAGAACGGCCACAGGTAAACACACcaaagaggaggagaggaagggTGGGCCAGAAGCAGAAACTGGTGACGAAAGTGTGGCGGAGGTGGAGACCCAGGAAGAGAAAGAGGTAAAGCCAGACATAGAGATGAAAGAAGCAGCCCTTCAGGAACCAACTAATCAAGAAGAAGAAGGTGGAGTCACAAGTGAGGGTCATCAGAAGGAAGGGCCAGTCAATGATGAGGCTGGAGGCGGGGCTTGTGAGGACAATGCCACATCACGACCGAGCCAAGAGGCCATAGATCCAGGCTGCTCTGCAAGCCCAGAAATCTCAGCATAA
- the rftn1a gene encoding raftlin isoform X2 produces MTAVTGKMGCGLQRLRKSEENSPGKIYSTLKRPQVQIKVGVVYTYRFVDFLLGAEGLPSPSVLCLSSVRDLPGQMRELYLQGFVLAAVHPFVHPCGPEGTQRQLHRAVLIRLSDSPEKNQSQCEAQYLEADLVLSAERFPDAELIHGYIKKVQDVAELGSFFAGFLHQPGEALCSSGQGEMEDFSLSLHSSPTSVQRDWSDQSQIESPKRQSGSEEQDRKMENGTREEGGDRPPDRQETEAPEGPKGPNTQPEAQLDESGQSPSQNSTGSPSTCENNPDKSSGGGERQASPAKQHSKLELFALFSHMEAPASLQRYYTVKVPLRVQLCNGAISSVDANWLDHMTQHFSSGALLVDAYFHLGNDSDFPGKLVESVFVFQEGDSSKPMAYDAIVVEQWTIINNTEVKTDYVPLLQSLALYGWRLTCVLPTPIIKPNRDGSLATKQILFLQRPILVHKKKDSKLSLRARSKSGKKSVKDAPKNKSERESGSPATEKEMEEQEMTEKVESTERGEEGERVKRKNDENRQNERTATGKHTKEEERKGGPEAETGDESVAEVETQEEKEVKPDIEMKEAALQEPTNQEEEGGVTSEGHQKEGPVNDEAGGGACEDNATSRPSQEAIDPGCSASPEISA; encoded by the exons GGCTCCCCAGCCCCTCGGTGCTCTGCCTGTCCTCAGTCAGGGACCTGCCTGGCCAGATGAGGGAGCTCTACCTGCAGGGTTTCGTCCTGGCGGCCGTGCACCCGTTCGTTCACCCCTGCGGCCCGGAGGGGACACAGAGGCAGCTCCACCGCGCGGTGCTCATCCGGCTCTCTGACAG TCCTGAGAAGAACCAGAGCCAGTGTGAGGCCCAGTATCTGGAGGCAGACCTGGTGCTGTCCGCCGAGCGATTCCCAGATGCAGAGCTGATACACGGATACATAAAGAAG GTGCAGGACGTGGCAGAGCTGGGCAGCTTTTTCGCGGGCTTCCTCCACCAGCCAGGGGAGGCGCTGTGTTCCTCAGGACAAGGCGAGATGGAGGACTTCTCCCTGTCCCTCCACTCCAGCCCAACGTCTGTGCAGAGGGACTGGTCTGACCAGAGCCAGATCGAGAGCCCCAAGCGTCAATCTGGATCGGAGGAGCAGGACCGAAAGATGGAGAACGGAACCAGGGAGGAAGGTGGAGACCGTCCGCCGGACAGACAGGAGACTGAGGCCCCCGAGGGCCCCAAGGGCCCAAACACCCAACCTGAGGCCCAACTGGATGAAAGTGGGCAGAGCCCCTCCCAAAACAGCACCGGCTCTCCATCCACCTGTGAGAACAACCCGGACAAATCATCGGGCGGAGGGGAACGTCAGGCGAGCCCTGCGAAGCAGCACAGCA AGTTGGAGCTCTTCGCCTTGTTCAGCCACATGGAGGCGCCAGCGAGCCTTCAGAGGTACTACACCGTGAAGGTGCCCCTGCGCGTGCAGCTGTGCAACGGGGCCATCAGCAGTGTGGACGCCAACTGGTTGGATCACATGACCCAGCACTTTTCCAGCGGTGCCTTGTTGGTCGACGCATACTTCCACCTGGGGAACGACAGCG ATTTCCCCGGCAAGCTGGTGGAGAGCGTGTTTGTATTCCAGGAAGGGGATTCCAGCAAACCCATGGCGTATGACGCCATTGTGGTGGAGCAGTGGACCATCATCAAC AACACAGAGGTGAAGACTGACTATGTGCCCTTactgcagtctctggccctctaTGGATGGAGGCTCACGTGTGTCCTGCCCACACCTATCATCAAACCCAACAG GGATGGCAGCCTGGCCACCAAGCAGATCCTCTTCCTCCAAAGGCCCATCCTGGTCCACAAGAAGAAGGACTCCAAG CTGAGTCTCAGAGCGCGGAGCAAGTCAGGTAAGAAGTCGGTGAAAGACGCACCGAAGAACAAAAGCGAGAGGGAGAGCGGCTCCCCAGCGACAGAGAAAGAGATGGAGGAGCAGGAGATGACTGAGAAGGTGGAGAGCACGGAAAGGGGAgaagagggagaaagagttaAGAGGAAAAACGACGAAAACAGGCAGAACGAGAGAACGGCCACAGGTAAACACACcaaagaggaggagaggaagggTGGGCCAGAAGCAGAAACTGGTGACGAAAGTGTGGCGGAGGTGGAGACCCAGGAAGAGAAAGAGGTAAAGCCAGACATAGAGATGAAAGAAGCAGCCCTTCAGGAACCAACTAATCAAGAAGAAGAAGGTGGAGTCACAAGTGAGGGTCATCAGAAGGAAGGGCCAGTCAATGATGAGGCTGGAGGCGGGGCTTGTGAGGACAATGCCACATCACGACCGAGCCAAGAGGCCATAGATCCAGGCTGCTCTGCAAGCCCAGAAATCTCAGCATAA